From bacterium, a single genomic window includes:
- a CDS encoding FAD-dependent oxidoreductase, producing ALDKIAPGVASRYTLLYGIEVKFYSARVKLSKELETEGIKNLFAIGDGAGVTRGLIQASASGVHAARVICSR from the coding sequence AGGCTCTTGATAAAATAGCTCCCGGTGTTGCATCAAGATACACGCTTCTTTACGGAATTGAAGTCAAATTTTACAGCGCAAGAGTCAAATTAAGCAAAGAGCTCGAAACAGAAGGAATTAAAAATCTGTTTGCAATAGGAGATGGCGCAGGAGTGACAAGAGGCTTAATCCAGGCTTCCGCTTCCGGCGTTCATGCTGCAAGAGTTATT